A single window of Persephonella sp. DNA harbors:
- a CDS encoding cytochrome-c peroxidase translates to MRSLKLAIAAVGAVAVSAFASDADLLKQARTYFKPLPKEIPAPKDNPTTPEKVELGKKLYYDPRLSLSGVISCNTCHNLATYGVDGVPTALGHKFRTGGRNSPTVLNAGFHIAQFWDGRAKTLEDQAKGPILAHVEMAMPNPDFVVQKVQSIPGYVKEFKKVFGDKNPITYDNIAKAIAAFERTLVTPSRFDKFLKGDTNALTKKEKEGLKLFMEKGCAGCHNGVAVGGTMFAKFGVVRPYPTPDLGKYKVTKKEADKYVFKVPSLRNIEMTYPYFHDGSVWDLKKAVKIMGETQLGIELTNDEIDKIVAFLKSLTGEVPKEARTMPVLPPSSDYTPKPKLKIHD, encoded by the coding sequence ATGAGGAGCCTGAAATTAGCAATAGCTGCGGTCGGAGCTGTTGCAGTATCTGCTTTTGCATCTGATGCAGACCTGCTTAAACAGGCAAGAACTTATTTCAAACCATTACCAAAAGAAATTCCAGCACCTAAAGACAATCCAACAACACCTGAAAAAGTAGAATTAGGTAAGAAACTTTATTACGACCCAAGATTATCCCTTAGTGGAGTTATAAGCTGTAATACCTGCCATAACCTTGCAACCTATGGTGTTGATGGTGTTCCAACAGCACTTGGACACAAATTCAGAACAGGTGGAAGAAACTCTCCTACTGTTTTAAATGCAGGATTCCATATTGCACAATTCTGGGATGGAAGGGCAAAAACCCTTGAAGACCAGGCAAAAGGTCCAATACTTGCCCATGTTGAAATGGCAATGCCAAATCCTGATTTTGTAGTTCAAAAGGTTCAATCTATTCCCGGATACGTAAAAGAATTTAAAAAAGTATTCGGCGACAAGAATCCAATTACCTATGACAACATTGCAAAAGCAATAGCTGCATTTGAAAGGACACTTGTTACCCCATCAAGATTTGACAAGTTCCTGAAAGGTGATACCAATGCCTTAACTAAAAAAGAGAAAGAAGGTCTCAAACTATTTATGGAAAAAGGATGTGCAGGTTGTCACAATGGTGTTGCCGTTGGTGGAACAATGTTTGCTAAATTCGGTGTTGTAAGACCATATCCAACTCCAGACCTTGGAAAATACAAAGTTACTAAAAAAGAAGCAGACAAATATGTATTTAAAGTTCCATCCCTCAGAAATATAGAAATGACATATCCATACTTCCATGACGGTTCTGTTTGGGACTTGAAAAAAGCAGTTAAAATAATGGGTGAAACACAGCTTGGTATTGAACTTACAAATGATGAGATTGACAAAATTGTTGCATTCCTGAAATCCCTTACAGGAGAAGTTCCAAAAGAAGCAAGAACAATGCCTGTTCTCCCACCATCTTCAGACTATACACCAAAACCAAAACTCAAAATACATGATTAA
- the hfq gene encoding RNA chaperone Hfq: MAKKKGRLQEQFLNAIRKNRVRVNIYLVNGVKLEGKIRYFDPFTILLKEGPRQVLVYKHAITTVIPKQEIEFTYEEQEEQTESQ; the protein is encoded by the coding sequence ATGGCAAAGAAAAAAGGAAGACTGCAGGAACAATTTTTGAACGCAATCAGAAAAAACAGAGTTAGGGTAAATATCTATCTAGTAAATGGAGTGAAATTAGAAGGAAAAATAAGATATTTTGACCCATTTACAATTTTACTAAAAGAAGGTCCAAGGCAAGTTTTAGTATATAAACATGCAATCACAACAGTTATTCCAAAACAGGAAATAGAGTTTACATACGAAGAACAGGAAGAACAGACAGAAAGCCAATAA
- a CDS encoding ADP-ribosylglycohydrolase family protein — protein sequence MKNKFRGALVGAAVGDSMGMCVEEIPMDEVILHYGDKITEICKPHPASPASFLKPGETSSEFELVKIVAESLADKGRLDIRDIIERYIDWYEKEELHSYVDPSFLVAIEALKEGRDIGRGGSSVEGTLPAIPIGMYHYTNPILAVEGTKAVVMLTHRNEIALDAASILAVAIGELLQGRFYLEDEYGYFIELLKTFVKQKETKFYLDRVKTLLDKDASYDDAIDELGNGSFALEAVSQALFIFLKTPENTESVIIHAVNSYGNYGGDTDSIGLIAGAFAGAYNGEETIPAIWKTKLVKYKDIVKLADRLYKVAQH from the coding sequence TTGAAAAACAAATTTAGAGGAGCCCTTGTAGGTGCTGCAGTTGGCGATAGCATGGGGATGTGTGTTGAAGAAATCCCTATGGATGAAGTTATATTACATTATGGAGATAAAATAACCGAGATATGCAAACCTCATCCAGCATCCCCGGCGTCATTTCTAAAGCCTGGAGAAACATCCAGTGAATTTGAACTGGTAAAAATTGTGGCAGAATCCCTTGCAGATAAAGGTAGATTAGATATAAGGGATATTATAGAAAGATATATAGACTGGTATGAAAAGGAAGAGCTCCATAGCTATGTAGACCCTTCTTTTCTTGTCGCAATAGAAGCTCTCAAAGAAGGAAGGGATATTGGGAGAGGTGGAAGTTCTGTTGAAGGGACACTACCGGCAATTCCTATAGGAATGTATCATTACACAAATCCTATTCTCGCTGTTGAAGGAACGAAGGCAGTAGTTATGCTTACACATAGAAATGAGATAGCTCTTGATGCAGCTTCTATACTTGCCGTTGCTATCGGAGAGCTTTTACAGGGAAGATTTTATCTTGAAGATGAATATGGTTATTTTATAGAGCTTTTAAAAACATTTGTTAAGCAAAAAGAAACAAAATTTTATCTGGATAGGGTAAAAACACTTTTAGATAAAGATGCATCTTATGATGATGCTATTGATGAACTGGGAAATGGTTCCTTTGCACTGGAAGCTGTATCACAGGCTCTATTCATATTTCTAAAGACTCCGGAAAATACCGAAAGTGTAATTATCCATGCTGTTAACTCATATGGAAATTATGGTGGAGATACAGATTCAATAGGCTTAATAGCAGGTGCTTTCGCAGGTGCTTATAATGGGGAGGAAACAATTCCTGCAATATGGAAAACAAAACTTGTAAAATATAAAGATATAGTAAAACTGGCAGACCGACTTTATAAAGTAGCACAACACTAA
- the lysS gene encoding lysine--tRNA ligase, protein MPEEIIESRKQLIEQMKKEGKNPYPHKFEVTTTLDKIREKYEKPVPEDEFTIKGRIKRVSKREDKYVIRLADFNEPVEIQVIIPQLAGKFAPNQEVAFKGKLKRIDGKLTLVAEEIASVENAQDVHQVKSQFDLDPNREQVSVAGRLIALRDQGKAAFGHIQDADGKLQVYFRKDTLGEEKYQEAMNILDVGDIIGVKGELFRTMTGELTVEIKDFQLLAKSLRALPEKWHGLKDVELRYRHRYIDLIANPKAREIFKIRSKAIKSLREYLESKGFMEVETPILQTVASGAMAKPFITHHNALDMDMYLRIAPELYLKMLVVGGFNRVYEIGRNFRNEGIDTTHNPEFTMVEFYGAYLDYNDLMDMTEELFRKILMDTVGTLKITWEGQELDFSKPFRRLPFFDALKEKTGKDKEFFLDEEKARTFAKEVGIPRAEELTHLKLLDKLFEHFIEEELIQPTFVIDFPKILSPLAKTHRNDPDLVERFELIVNKQELANAYTELNDPEDQRERFLQQLKEKAAGDEEAMDIDENFLMALEYGLPPTGGEGIGIDRLIMMLTDSSSIREVILFPTLRPEKE, encoded by the coding sequence ATGCCTGAAGAAATTATAGAAAGCAGAAAACAGCTTATAGAGCAGATGAAAAAAGAAGGGAAAAATCCATATCCTCACAAATTTGAGGTAACAACCACCTTGGATAAGATAAGGGAAAAGTATGAAAAACCTGTTCCTGAAGATGAGTTTACAATAAAAGGAAGAATTAAAAGGGTTTCTAAAAGGGAAGATAAGTATGTTATAAGGCTTGCTGACTTTAATGAGCCTGTTGAGATACAGGTTATAATTCCACAATTGGCAGGTAAATTTGCACCAAATCAAGAAGTCGCCTTTAAAGGAAAACTTAAAAGGATTGATGGAAAACTTACACTTGTTGCTGAGGAAATAGCCTCTGTAGAAAATGCACAGGATGTTCATCAGGTAAAATCCCAATTTGACCTTGACCCAAACAGAGAACAGGTTTCTGTAGCCGGTAGACTTATCGCTCTCAGAGACCAGGGGAAAGCTGCCTTTGGACATATTCAGGATGCAGATGGAAAACTGCAGGTTTATTTCAGAAAGGACACCTTAGGTGAGGAAAAATATCAGGAGGCAATGAATATCCTTGATGTTGGAGATATTATCGGAGTTAAGGGTGAGCTTTTCAGAACTATGACAGGTGAGCTTACAGTTGAGATTAAAGATTTTCAACTTCTGGCAAAATCACTCAGGGCTTTACCTGAAAAATGGCACGGTTTAAAGGATGTAGAACTTAGATACAGGCATAGATATATTGACCTTATAGCAAATCCGAAAGCAAGGGAAATTTTTAAGATTAGGTCAAAGGCTATAAAAAGTCTAAGGGAATATCTGGAAAGCAAAGGTTTTATGGAAGTAGAAACACCTATTCTCCAAACTGTTGCTTCCGGGGCTATGGCAAAGCCATTCATAACTCATCATAATGCACTTGATATGGATATGTATCTCAGAATAGCCCCTGAGCTGTATCTAAAGATGCTTGTTGTTGGAGGATTTAACAGGGTTTATGAAATTGGTAGAAACTTCAGAAATGAAGGTATTGATACCACCCATAACCCTGAATTTACAATGGTTGAATTTTACGGAGCATACCTTGATTATAATGACCTTATGGATATGACAGAAGAGTTATTCAGAAAAATTCTTATGGATACAGTAGGAACACTGAAAATAACATGGGAGGGACAAGAATTAGACTTTTCAAAACCGTTTAGAAGATTACCATTTTTTGATGCATTAAAAGAAAAAACAGGTAAAGATAAAGAATTTTTCCTTGATGAAGAAAAGGCAAGGACTTTCGCAAAAGAAGTTGGAATACCAAGAGCAGAAGAACTCACACACCTTAAGCTTTTAGACAAACTGTTTGAACACTTTATAGAAGAAGAACTTATTCAACCTACATTTGTTATAGATTTTCCAAAAATCCTTTCACCACTGGCAAAAACCCATAGAAATGACCCTGACCTTGTTGAAAGATTTGAATTAATCGTTAATAAACAAGAACTTGCCAATGCATACACAGAGTTAAACGACCCAGAAGACCAAAGGGAGAGATTCCTGCAACAGCTTAAAGAAAAGGCTGCAGGCGATGAAGAAGCAATGGATATAGATGAGAACTTCCTTATGGCACTGGAGTATGGTCTGCCTCCAACAGGTGGAGAAGGTATCGGAATAGATAGACTTATTATGATGCTTACAGATAGTTCATCAATAAGAGAAGTTATTCTCTTTCCAACATTAAGACCGGAGAAAGAATAA
- a CDS encoding sigma-54 dependent transcriptional regulator, whose protein sequence is MKALIVDDEINIQEILSMLLEEAGFEVDRASSYKEALELIENRYYDLALLDLRLPDDSGIDILKKLKEKNPKTEAVIITAFASSDTAVEAIKLGAYDYLTKPFELNELRLIIRNVKNKIELERKLAQQKDEKFEGLIGKSPAIRIVKETIEKIAPYDINVLIIGESGTGKDVVARTIHKLSKRKDKPFVAINCASLPPELLESELFGYKKGAFTGAVSDKKGLIEEANGGTLFLDEIGEMPISLQAKLLRFLENKKIRPLGSVKEVSVDVRIISATNKDLEKEIEKGNFREDLYYRLSTIVIKMPSLKERREDIPLLVESILQDLKEKYNKDIEKISPEFLNYLMNYDYKGNIRELRNILEKAVILSEGKELAPIGIEKKSINSIYIDNPDREFKVKTFPEEGINLKKTMALIEKALINKAMELAQENKTKASQILGITFREFRYRYDKYFGKDET, encoded by the coding sequence ATGAAAGCGCTGATAGTTGATGATGAAATAAATATACAGGAAATTTTATCAATGCTTCTTGAAGAAGCCGGATTTGAGGTAGATAGGGCTTCTTCATATAAAGAAGCTTTAGAACTCATTGAGAATAGGTACTACGACCTTGCACTTTTAGACCTTAGGCTTCCAGATGATTCAGGCATAGATATCTTAAAAAAACTGAAAGAAAAAAATCCTAAAACCGAGGCAGTTATTATAACTGCTTTTGCTTCTTCTGATACGGCAGTTGAAGCCATAAAACTGGGTGCTTATGATTATCTGACAAAACCCTTTGAGCTTAATGAACTTAGACTGATAATCAGAAATGTAAAAAATAAGATAGAACTTGAAAGGAAATTAGCACAGCAAAAAGATGAAAAGTTTGAAGGTTTAATAGGAAAATCTCCAGCAATCAGAATAGTAAAGGAAACAATAGAAAAAATAGCTCCTTATGATATAAACGTTCTTATCATAGGAGAAAGTGGAACAGGGAAAGATGTTGTTGCAAGGACAATACATAAACTTTCAAAAAGAAAAGATAAACCTTTTGTCGCTATAAACTGTGCATCTTTACCACCTGAACTTCTTGAAAGTGAGCTGTTTGGATATAAAAAAGGTGCATTTACCGGTGCAGTTTCAGACAAAAAAGGTCTGATTGAAGAAGCAAACGGTGGAACACTTTTCTTAGATGAAATAGGAGAAATGCCTATATCCCTTCAGGCAAAACTTCTTAGATTTCTGGAAAATAAAAAAATCCGGCCACTTGGAAGTGTTAAAGAGGTCAGTGTTGATGTCAGGATTATCTCAGCAACAAATAAAGATTTAGAAAAAGAAATAGAAAAAGGTAATTTCAGGGAAGACCTTTATTACAGACTTTCGACAATAGTGATAAAAATGCCGTCTCTCAAAGAAAGAAGGGAGGATATTCCTTTACTTGTAGAAAGCATTCTTCAAGACCTGAAAGAAAAATACAACAAAGATATAGAAAAGATATCCCCTGAATTTCTCAATTATCTGATGAATTATGACTACAAAGGAAATATAAGGGAGTTAAGAAATATTCTTGAAAAAGCAGTGATTCTTTCTGAAGGAAAAGAGCTTGCTCCAATTGGAATAGAGAAAAAAAGCATCAATTCTATATATATAGACAATCCTGACCGGGAATTTAAAGTAAAAACATTCCCAGAAGAAGGTATCAACCTTAAAAAAACTATGGCACTTATTGAAAAAGCACTTATAAATAAAGCAATGGAATTGGCTCAGGAGAATAAAACAAAAGCATCTCAGATTCTTGGAATTACTTTCAGGGAGTTCAGATATAGATATGATAAATATTTTGGTAAAGATGAAACTTAA
- a CDS encoding HAMP domain-containing sensor histidine kinase, whose amino-acid sequence MHLGKIQYNYKLLRFIFSLALLISFTFFAGTSDLKSSTQVVAVFILFVYTAVSFVTLFIKNVSIIDTILDVTFISAFIFTDFDKLKYFSLLYLFPLFFSGFSFESRQAYSVLLLTAFEYSFLFFMYSEQHSSGYLHLILNLFAFWIITFAGLRLRRDLQLQQAYISKLEEEKKQAEVYKKLYRISAELAHEIRNPLASIKAAADLLAEGKTDQKLINMIRNEADRLNRLLSDFLLLSRPKESEKTLINVKERVLRFQELFKDHKEINVNVSGNPYVYMSEKAFDSVLSNLIKNAVEWAKSKIVINVYQLGNKVYIEIEDDGKGIKPEIRDKIFEPFFSTSKTGTGLGLAITNRIVMENKGNILVEDSSLGGAKFVLIFPLGRENESADS is encoded by the coding sequence GTGCATTTAGGAAAAATTCAGTATAATTACAAGCTATTAAGGTTTATATTCTCCTTAGCCCTTTTAATCTCATTTACCTTTTTTGCTGGAACATCCGATCTTAAAAGTTCCACTCAGGTTGTAGCGGTCTTTATTTTATTTGTTTATACGGCTGTTTCATTTGTTACACTTTTTATAAAAAATGTTTCTATAATTGATACTATACTTGATGTTACTTTCATTTCAGCCTTTATCTTTACAGATTTTGATAAACTGAAATACTTTTCTCTCCTGTATTTATTTCCGCTGTTCTTTTCAGGATTTAGTTTTGAAAGCAGACAGGCCTATTCTGTATTGCTTTTAACAGCTTTTGAATATTCATTTTTGTTTTTTATGTATAGTGAGCAACATTCCAGTGGATATTTACATTTAATCTTAAATTTATTTGCATTCTGGATAATAACATTTGCCGGTTTAAGACTAAGAAGAGACTTACAGCTTCAACAGGCTTATATTTCCAAATTGGAGGAAGAAAAGAAACAGGCAGAAGTATACAAAAAACTTTATAGAATTAGTGCAGAACTTGCCCATGAGATAAGAAACCCTCTGGCCTCAATAAAAGCTGCTGCAGACCTTCTTGCAGAGGGAAAAACTGACCAAAAATTAATAAATATGATTAGAAATGAAGCAGACCGTCTTAATAGATTACTCTCGGATTTTTTACTGCTTTCAAGACCAAAAGAGAGTGAAAAAACATTAATCAATGTTAAAGAAAGAGTGCTTAGGTTTCAGGAACTATTTAAAGACCATAAAGAAATTAATGTTAATGTTTCCGGAAATCCTTACGTTTATATGAGCGAAAAAGCCTTTGATTCTGTATTATCTAATCTTATTAAAAATGCAGTAGAATGGGCAAAGAGCAAGATAGTTATAAATGTTTATCAGCTTGGGAATAAAGTCTATATAGAGATAGAAGATGATGGAAAGGGAATAAAACCCGAAATAAGAGACAAAATATTTGAACCTTTCTTTTCTACAAGTAAAACAGGGACAGGTCTTGGCCTTGCTATTACAAACAGGATTGTAATGGAAAACAAAGGTAATATATTGGTGGAGGATAGCTCGCTGGGTGGAGCTAAGTTTGTTTTAATTTTTCCTTTAGGGAGGGAAAATGAAAGCGCTGATAGTTGA
- the rpoZ gene encoding DNA-directed RNA polymerase subunit omega, with translation MSKRPLIEQALKRVNNRYELVHAAAKLAKELYETGAESYVTEEGVPLKKTVIAIDEIAKGRAIIIRKSE, from the coding sequence TTGAGCAAGAGACCTTTAATTGAACAGGCTTTAAAAAGAGTTAATAATAGATATGAGCTGGTTCATGCAGCGGCAAAACTTGCAAAAGAACTTTATGAAACCGGTGCTGAAAGTTACGTAACAGAAGAGGGAGTTCCACTAAAAAAGACAGTTATTGCAATAGATGAAATAGCGAAAGGAAGAGCAATAATTATAAGAAAATCTGAGTAG
- a CDS encoding VanZ family protein, translating into MVKLLKVAFWIYTVLIMYFAFTPQTITQNHDKIYHFFAFFIFAILLKESYNTSYWGAFFYSLFFSLFIEVVQYFLPYRTAEYGDITADLLGATSGLFMYFVIKLTYLELKYKE; encoded by the coding sequence ATGGTAAAATTACTGAAAGTCGCTTTTTGGATTTATACAGTTTTAATAATGTACTTCGCATTTACACCCCAGACAATTACCCAGAATCATGACAAAATATACCATTTTTTTGCATTTTTCATTTTTGCTATTCTGTTAAAAGAATCATATAATACAAGTTATTGGGGGGCATTTTTCTATTCGTTGTTTTTTAGCCTTTTCATAGAAGTGGTTCAATATTTTCTACCATATAGAACCGCTGAGTATGGAGATATAACAGCTGATTTACTTGGAGCTACATCTGGGTTATTTATGTATTTTGTAATAAAACTAACCTATCTGGAATTAAAATATAAAGAATGA
- the gmk gene encoding guanylate kinase, with protein MKKGELFILSSPAGGGKTTLANLLIQEIPNLKRVITCTTRKPRPGEKNGVDYYFLSREEFEKRIRENDFLEYAVVHGNYYGTPKKEVEDELQKGFDLLLVIDVQGMRQIVSNKKDVITIFILPPSLDELVKRMKERGDSEEEIQKRLETAKKEIPAWKEYNYVVINDNLDKAKENLKHIILSSRLKTNRFDLSQIKDEKLKKLMQG; from the coding sequence ATGAAAAAAGGGGAATTATTTATATTGTCCTCTCCTGCCGGAGGGGGCAAGACTACTCTTGCTAATCTACTTATTCAAGAAATTCCAAATCTAAAAAGAGTTATCACCTGCACAACAAGAAAACCCCGTCCCGGAGAAAAAAACGGGGTTGATTATTATTTCCTATCCAGAGAAGAGTTTGAAAAAAGAATAAGAGAAAATGATTTTCTGGAATATGCAGTGGTTCACGGAAATTATTATGGAACTCCAAAAAAAGAAGTGGAAGATGAATTACAAAAAGGTTTTGATTTACTGCTGGTAATTGATGTTCAGGGGATGAGACAGATTGTTTCCAATAAAAAGGATGTAATTACCATTTTTATACTTCCTCCATCCCTTGATGAACTTGTAAAAAGGATGAAAGAAAGGGGAGATAGCGAAGAAGAAATTCAAAAAAGGTTAGAAACTGCCAAAAAAGAAATACCTGCATGGAAAGAATATAATTATGTAGTAATTAATGACAATTTGGATAAAGCCAAAGAAAATTTAAAACATATAATCTTATCCAGCAGATTGAAAACAAATAGGTTTGATTTATCTCAGATAAAAGATGAAAAATTAAAAAAACTTATGCAGGGGTAA
- a CDS encoding NADH-quinone oxidoreductase subunit N, translating into MSVLQDIVAGLGAPNFSVLIPEIIILITALIVFFIELFTKARLVISIVTAIGLLLAGIATLTMEHGDITFYGLYAVDSFSLTFKFFLILTTFFVVIVLRPYLESKRTYYGEYYYLILFALLGMMIMVSANNLVTMYIGLELASVTIYILAGMFRKDYLSKEGAFKYLIIGGTGTAILSYGIAVIYGRTGSFDFAQIADAITSNNLDVAALAGIALILIGLGLKASTVPFHFWTPDAYQGAPTPITAFMGVAAKIATFAVILRVMVQAFPFASEAWTLGWALLAAASMIFGNFVALRQDNVKRMLAYSSVAHAGYILAALAAPTGMAFTALIFYSLVYIFMGLGGFIFLSAMERQHGWTNNINDFRGLAKRSPMMALFMLIFMFSMLGIPPTVGFFGKLGVFLALIGSDIWWLAIVLVVMSIVSAGYYLRVVVYMYMHEPQSAARFNFSLGEMFTIAFMATFILILGIYPTVFWGLSTLLSDLLIQGIGR; encoded by the coding sequence ATGTCGGTATTACAGGATATAGTGGCAGGTTTAGGAGCTCCAAACTTCAGTGTATTGATACCGGAGATAATTATTCTAATTACGGCGCTTATAGTATTCTTCATTGAATTGTTTACAAAAGCAAGGCTTGTAATATCTATTGTTACTGCGATTGGTTTGCTCCTTGCAGGGATAGCAACATTAACAATGGAACACGGTGATATAACATTCTATGGTCTCTATGCTGTAGATTCATTTTCTTTAACATTTAAATTTTTCCTGATACTAACTACTTTCTTTGTTGTGATTGTCCTTAGACCTTATCTTGAATCTAAAAGAACATACTACGGAGAATATTACTATCTGATTCTCTTTGCCCTCCTTGGAATGATGATAATGGTCTCGGCCAATAATCTGGTGACAATGTATATTGGACTTGAACTTGCGTCTGTGACTATTTATATACTGGCAGGTATGTTTAGAAAAGATTACCTTTCTAAAGAAGGTGCTTTTAAATATCTAATAATTGGTGGAACAGGAACAGCTATTTTAAGTTATGGTATTGCTGTTATTTACGGTAGAACAGGAAGCTTTGATTTTGCACAAATAGCAGATGCAATAACATCAAATAATCTTGATGTAGCAGCTCTTGCCGGAATAGCTTTGATACTAATAGGATTAGGACTTAAGGCTTCAACAGTGCCGTTCCATTTCTGGACACCAGATGCTTATCAGGGTGCGCCTACGCCTATTACTGCATTTATGGGTGTTGCTGCAAAAATAGCTACCTTTGCTGTTATTCTTAGGGTTATGGTTCAGGCATTCCCATTCGCTTCTGAAGCCTGGACACTGGGGTGGGCATTACTTGCAGCTGCCTCTATGATTTTCGGTAATTTTGTTGCGCTCAGACAGGATAATGTTAAAAGAATGCTTGCATATTCTTCTGTTGCCCATGCAGGTTATATACTGGCAGCTCTCGCAGCTCCAACAGGTATGGCATTTACTGCATTAATTTTCTACTCCTTAGTTTACATCTTTATGGGTCTTGGAGGATTTATATTCCTATCTGCAATGGAAAGGCAGCATGGCTGGACAAATAATATAAATGATTTTAGAGGACTTGCTAAAAGAAGTCCTATGATGGCTCTGTTTATGCTGATATTTATGTTCTCAATGCTTGGAATTCCTCCAACAGTTGGATTTTTTGGAAAATTAGGTGTATTCCTTGCACTTATTGGTTCTGATATATGGTGGCTTGCTATTGTTCTTGTAGTTATGAGTATTGTATCTGCTGGATACTATCTCAGAGTTGTGGTTTATATGTATATGCATGAACCTCAATCTGCAGCAAGATTTAACTTCTCTTTAGGAGAAATGTTTACTATAGCGTTTATGGCAACATTTATCCTTATACTTGGTATATATCCAACAGTTTTCTGGGGATTATCAACACTTTTAAGTGACCTTCTAATACAGGGTATTGGAAGATAA
- a CDS encoding NADH-quinone oxidoreductase subunit M: protein MTVEFVHASFPIITISILIPLVAAAILFFLNERFAKPISIIASLVVFLISTYMLFAYDYSTYAIQFYEKYSWIPFLGVNYEVGVDALSLTMVWLTAISFVAAFVWSTNIQKRIKEYFIAFLVLEAACIGVFVAWDMVWFYIFWEAMLIPMFLIIGIWGYAERIYAATKFFIYTFFGSLFLLIGVVGMYIYQYMEKGILSTSYFDLVNLGLPFKLEVIFFLLLALGFAIKVPMWPFHTWLPAAHVQAPTAGSVILAAVLLKMGTYGFVRFSLPWFPEASKYFVPVMFALGVIAIIYTAAMALSQTHIKRIIAYSSVSHMGFVTIGTFALNTEGMNGAIITMISHGFTSAALFLAAGFIYERVHSYELKDLGGLARFMPVFATLFMISAMASAGLPGLSGFVGEFLSLLGTFKVSILTAVLAGLSLIVGAGYTLYLYHKSMFKESLLPEKKIEKWEKLRDMNTAELLSFLPLVIMMFVIGIYPTWWVRLIETTSKAILSKFIGG, encoded by the coding sequence ATGACAGTAGAATTTGTGCATGCGTCGTTTCCGATCATAACGATTTCTATACTGATACCTCTTGTTGCAGCGGCTATTCTGTTTTTCTTAAATGAAAGATTTGCAAAACCTATAAGTATAATTGCATCTCTGGTTGTGTTTCTAATCTCTACTTATATGCTGTTTGCTTATGATTATTCAACCTATGCAATACAGTTTTATGAAAAGTATTCATGGATACCTTTCCTTGGGGTTAATTATGAAGTTGGTGTTGATGCTCTTAGCTTAACAATGGTCTGGCTTACTGCTATATCCTTTGTTGCTGCTTTTGTATGGAGCACAAATATTCAAAAAAGAATTAAAGAATATTTTATTGCTTTTCTTGTTCTTGAAGCAGCATGTATTGGTGTTTTCGTTGCCTGGGATATGGTATGGTTCTATATCTTCTGGGAAGCAATGCTCATTCCAATGTTCCTGATTATTGGTATTTGGGGATATGCTGAAAGAATCTATGCAGCAACCAAGTTCTTTATTTATACATTCTTTGGTTCTCTTTTCCTTCTTATCGGTGTTGTTGGAATGTATATCTATCAATATATGGAAAAGGGAATATTATCTACAAGCTATTTTGATCTTGTAAATCTTGGTTTACCATTTAAGCTTGAAGTAATTTTCTTCTTACTTCTGGCACTTGGTTTTGCAATTAAGGTTCCTATGTGGCCGTTCCATACATGGTTGCCTGCAGCACACGTTCAGGCACCAACAGCAGGTTCTGTTATACTGGCAGCGGTTCTGTTGAAAATGGGAACTTACGGTTTTGTTAGATTTTCTCTTCCTTGGTTTCCTGAAGCATCAAAATACTTTGTCCCGGTTATGTTTGCACTTGGAGTGATTGCTATTATCTATACAGCTGCAATGGCTTTATCGCAAACACATATTAAGAGAATTATTGCTTATTCTTCAGTATCTCACATGGGCTTTGTAACAATAGGGACATTTGCCCTTAATACAGAAGGTATGAATGGTGCTATTATTACCATGATTTCACACGGATTTACTTCTGCGGCATTATTCCTTGCTGCAGGTTTCATATATGAGAGGGTTCATTCTTATGAGCTTAAAGACCTTGGAGGTCTAGCCAGATTTATGCCTGTTTTTGCAACTTTATTTATGATTTCTGCTATGGCTTCAGCAGGATTACCGGGCTTATCTGGATTTGTTGGAGAGTTTTTGTCACTCCTTGGGACATTTAAGGTAAGTATTCTTACAGCAGTGCTTGCAGGTCTTAGCTTGATAGTGGGTGCCGGATATACCCTTTACCTTTATCACAAATCTATGTTTAAAGAAAGCTTATTACCTGAAAAGAAAATAGAAAAGTGGGAAAAACTTAGAGATATGAACACAGCTGAATTACTTTCATTCTTACCACTTGTAATAATGATGTTTGTAATTGGTATATACCCAACATGGTGGGTGAGATTAATAGAAACAACTTCTAAAGCTATTCTTTCTAAGTTTATAGGAGGCTAA